In the Deferribacter desulfuricans SSM1 genome, CAGGTTTTCTACCAACTTTTTATGGAGTAATCCTCACAACATTAATAATGTCTTTCGGTTTCCACTATTATGAAACACTAAATCAATCGCTGACACTACAATATTTTTCCACATCAGAATCGCCACTTGTTTTTGCAAAACTACGATCAATAGCAGCACTTACAAATATATTTATTGGTATTATACTTTTCTTCGTAGCAAAATACTTTTCCTATAAAAATCTTTTCCTTACAATTGGTGTATTTATTATTTTCTTGGGTTCTATAACACTATTTATCGATCCTTCTAGAAAAGATTTACCAGTACAGCGTAAAAAAATGATTTTTAGGAAAAAGTATTGGTTATTCTATACCCTTACTCTTTTCGCAGGTGCGAGAAGACAGATATTTGTAGCATTCTCTGTATTTCTATTAGTAAAAAAATTCCATTTTTCTGTAGTAGAAATATCGGCTCTATTTGTAATTAACAATTTAATAAATTATTTTTTAAACCCCTTAATTGGTAAAGCAATAAATAAGTTTGGAGAAAGAAAAGTTTTAAGTTTAGAATATTTCTCACTTATATTTATTTTTATAACCTATGCATATTCAAACTCAAAGATTATTGTTGGACTAA is a window encoding:
- a CDS encoding MFS transporter, whose translation is MQKIGFSKESLKMYIFLLLLTLAAYSGLQGWRTLFNNFAVEVANLNGFQIGIIQSVREIPGFLALLVIYLLFIFSEHRLASISIIILGIGIALTGFLPTFYGVILTTLIMSFGFHYYETLNQSLTLQYFSTSESPLVFAKLRSIAALTNIFIGIILFFVAKYFSYKNLFLTIGVFIIFLGSITLFIDPSRKDLPVQRKKMIFRKKYWLFYTLTLFAGARRQIFVAFSVFLLVKKFHFSVVEISALFVINNLINYFLNPLIGKAINKFGERKVLSLEYFSLIFIFITYAYSNSKIIVGLMYILDHIFFNFAIAIRTFFQKIADPKDIAPSMAVGFTINHIAAVIFPVIGGILWSISYKISFLMGAFLSLTTLIFAQFIDYEIKKHQSN